In Nitrospira sp., one genomic interval encodes:
- the kdpB gene encoding potassium-transporting ATPase subunit KdpB translates to MATDTSQLRGRSLFEGAIVRQAISDSFGKLDPRHQIRNPVMFVVWMGSLLTSLLFVQALLGAGEAPAGFILSISVWLWFTVLFANFAEAMAEGRGKAQAASLREARRELQAKKLGIAEGVADGICVPASVGKPGERYVVVSASTLNKGDIVLVEAGDVIPCDGEVVEGVASVNESAITGESAPVIRESGGDRSAVTGGTKVLSDWLLVCVTASPGDTFLDRMIAMVEGATRQKTPNEIALNILLAALTIMFLLAVVTLLPFSSYSVTAAGQGSPVTVTVLVALLVCLIPTTIGALLSAIGIAGMDRMVQANVIALSGKAVEAAGDVDVLLLDKTGTITLGNRQATAFIPADGVSERVLADASQLASLADETPEGRSIVVLAKEKYGLRAREIHELGATFIPFTAQTRMSGVDMEGRRIRKGSAEAIEASVAAVGGQFSVLVHSTVDAIAKQGGTPLVVAEGAKVLGVIALQDVVKGGIKERFVELRRMGIKTVMITGDNPKTAAAVAAEAGVDDFLAEATPEAKLKLIHEMQAGGRLVAMTGDGTNDAPALAQADVAVAMNTGTQAAKEAGNLVDLDSNPTKLIEIVEIGKQLLMTRGALTTFSIANDVAKYFAIIPAAFATTYPALNALNVMHLATPHSAVLSAVIFNALIIIALIPLALKGIRYRPMGAAPLLRRHLLIYGLGGVIVPFIGMKLIDMLLVVLRLV, encoded by the coding sequence ATGGCAACCGACACATCTCAACTCAGGGGGCGGTCCTTGTTCGAGGGCGCGATCGTGAGGCAAGCCATCTCGGATTCGTTCGGAAAGCTCGATCCTCGGCATCAGATCAGGAATCCGGTGATGTTTGTGGTGTGGATGGGGAGTCTGCTGACTTCGCTGTTGTTCGTGCAAGCTTTGCTCGGGGCGGGGGAGGCCCCTGCCGGCTTCATTTTGTCCATTTCGGTATGGCTTTGGTTTACCGTGTTGTTTGCCAATTTCGCAGAAGCCATGGCGGAAGGACGAGGCAAAGCCCAAGCCGCTTCGTTACGGGAGGCGCGCCGCGAGTTGCAGGCCAAGAAACTGGGCATCGCGGAAGGCGTAGCCGATGGCATCTGCGTGCCTGCCTCTGTCGGCAAGCCTGGTGAGAGGTATGTGGTAGTGTCCGCAAGCACGCTCAACAAGGGGGACATCGTGCTGGTCGAGGCCGGGGACGTGATTCCGTGCGATGGAGAGGTCGTGGAGGGCGTGGCGTCCGTGAACGAGAGCGCGATCACCGGTGAGAGCGCCCCGGTCATCCGCGAAAGCGGAGGCGATCGCAGCGCGGTCACCGGCGGCACCAAGGTCCTTTCTGATTGGCTCCTGGTCTGTGTCACAGCCAGCCCGGGCGATACGTTTCTCGACCGCATGATTGCGATGGTCGAAGGCGCTACGCGCCAAAAAACGCCGAACGAAATCGCCTTGAATATTCTGCTGGCGGCCTTGACGATAATGTTTCTCCTGGCCGTAGTCACGCTGTTGCCGTTCTCCTCGTATAGCGTCACCGCGGCCGGCCAGGGTTCGCCTGTTACGGTCACAGTGCTTGTTGCTCTGCTGGTCTGCTTGATCCCGACCACGATCGGGGCCTTGCTCTCCGCTATCGGGATCGCCGGCATGGATCGCATGGTGCAAGCCAATGTGATCGCCCTGTCGGGAAAGGCGGTTGAAGCGGCCGGTGACGTCGATGTGCTGCTGCTCGACAAGACCGGCACCATCACGTTGGGTAACCGCCAGGCCACGGCGTTCATCCCGGCTGACGGCGTCAGCGAACGGGTTTTGGCTGATGCTTCTCAGTTGGCGTCTCTGGCGGATGAAACCCCGGAAGGGCGCAGCATCGTCGTGCTCGCCAAGGAAAAATATGGACTGCGTGCTCGTGAGATCCATGAACTGGGCGCCACATTCATTCCATTTACCGCGCAGACACGCATGAGCGGCGTCGATATGGAGGGTCGGCGTATCCGCAAGGGATCGGCGGAAGCCATCGAAGCCTCTGTGGCGGCGGTAGGAGGTCAGTTCTCGGTCCTCGTCCATTCGACGGTGGACGCGATTGCCAAACAGGGTGGGACGCCTCTGGTCGTGGCGGAGGGGGCGAAGGTCTTGGGAGTCATCGCCCTGCAGGACGTCGTCAAAGGGGGTATCAAGGAACGGTTTGTGGAACTGCGGCGGATGGGAATCAAGACCGTGATGATCACGGGAGACAATCCGAAGACGGCGGCGGCGGTCGCGGCGGAAGCCGGCGTCGATGATTTTCTCGCTGAAGCGACCCCGGAGGCCAAGCTGAAGCTGATTCACGAGATGCAGGCCGGCGGGCGCCTCGTGGCCATGACGGGTGACGGCACGAACGACGCGCCGGCCTTGGCCCAGGCTGATGTGGCGGTGGCCATGAATACCGGGACGCAAGCCGCAAAGGAAGCGGGAAACCTCGTGGATCTGGACTCCAACCCGACCAAGCTGATCGAGATCGTCGAAATCGGCAAACAACTGCTCATGACGCGCGGCGCGCTGACAACCTTCAGCATCGCAAACGATGTCGCCAAATATTTTGCCATCATCCCGGCCGCCTTCGCGACGACCTATCCGGCCTTGAACGCGCTGAACGTCATGCATCTCGCGACACCCCACAGTGCGGTCCTCTCGGCCGTGATTTTCAACGCCTTGATTATCATCGCGCTCATTCCCCTGGCATTGAAAGGCATCCGCTATCGACCGATGGGCGCCGCTCCGCTGCTGCGGCGACATCTGCTGATCTATGGACTCGGAGGCGTCATTGTCCCATTCATCGGGATGAAGCTGATCGACATGCTGCTGGTTGTGTTGCGCCTCGTATGA
- the kdpC gene encoding potassium-transporting ATPase subunit KdpC: MKEQLKQALMVFLALAVLTGVVYPLAVTGLAQVLFPHQANGSLIVQDGKLIGSELIGQPFNAPGYFWSRPSATSPFPYNAAASSGSNLGPTNPALAEAVKARIAALRSADPDNDSPIPVDLVTASGSGLDPHISPAAAAYQVKRVARARGLDAADVQRLVARHIERRQFGLLGEPRANVLLLNLALDKMRK, encoded by the coding sequence ATGAAGGAACAACTGAAACAGGCGTTGATGGTTTTCCTGGCGCTGGCTGTGCTGACCGGTGTTGTATACCCGCTGGCGGTCACCGGTTTAGCGCAGGTCTTATTTCCACATCAAGCGAATGGAAGCCTGATCGTCCAGGATGGCAAGCTGATCGGTTCGGAGCTGATCGGACAGCCATTCAATGCGCCTGGATACTTCTGGAGTCGGCCATCCGCCACCTCGCCGTTTCCGTACAACGCCGCCGCCTCATCAGGATCGAATCTCGGCCCCACCAATCCTGCTCTTGCCGAGGCAGTCAAAGCGCGTATCGCGGCTTTGCGCTCAGCTGATCCGGATAACGACTCTCCGATCCCGGTCGATCTTGTAACGGCGTCAGGGAGTGGACTCGATCCCCATATCAGTCCTGCCGCCGCGGCCTATCAGGTCAAGAGGGTGGCCAGGGCACGAGGGCTGGATGCTGCCGATGTCCAACGGCTCGTGGCCCGACATATCGAAAGGCGCCAGTTCGGATTGCTCGGTGAGCCGAGGGCGAACGTTCTCTTGTTGAATCTTGCGTTGGATAAGATGCGGAAGTGA
- the kdpA gene encoding potassium-transporting ATPase subunit KdpA, which produces MTINAWLQIGLLIVLLLALVKPLGWYMARVYENKPCGLDPLLAPLERALYRVCAIRPSEEMDWKGYATAMLWFNAVGMLLLYGMQRLQTYLPLNPAGLQAASPDLAFNTAASFATNTNWQAYSGETTLSHFTQMLGLTVQNFVSAATGMAVLVALIRGLTRRSATTLGNFWTNLIRTTLYILLPLALLLSLLLVSQGVVQTISPSPTATLQQPVSYDRPVMDENGRPVLDAQGKPKTESATAAEQVLAIGPAASQVAIKQLGTNGGGFFNVNSAHPYENPTPWSNLLELLSMLMIPAALCYTFGLLVGDTRQGWALLATMMILLLCFVPIGLWAEQSGNPLLAVVGVNQEAHPGQAGGNMEGKETRFGIANSVLWSAATTAASNGSVNSMHDSYTPLGGLVPLFLMQFGEVVFGGVGSGLYGMIVFAIIAVFVAGLMVGRTPEYLGKKIEPYEMKMAALLILIMPMVVLGMTALAVGLTAGTSSVSNPGAHGFSEILYAYTSQGNNNGSAFAGLNANTPFYNITGGIAMLISRFWLAIPTLALAGALARKNLVPAGPGTLPTHTPLFAVLLMGVVILVGALTFVPAMALGPVVEHLLMIR; this is translated from the coding sequence ATGACGATCAATGCGTGGTTGCAGATCGGCCTCTTGATCGTCTTGCTGCTTGCTTTGGTGAAGCCCCTGGGTTGGTATATGGCTCGAGTCTACGAGAATAAGCCTTGCGGACTAGATCCTCTTCTGGCTCCACTGGAGCGAGCCCTGTATCGAGTGTGCGCTATCCGGCCCTCGGAAGAAATGGATTGGAAGGGCTACGCGACCGCGATGCTCTGGTTCAATGCGGTCGGCATGCTGCTCCTCTACGGAATGCAACGACTGCAAACCTACCTCCCCCTCAATCCGGCTGGATTGCAGGCTGCCTCGCCAGATCTCGCCTTCAATACGGCGGCCAGCTTTGCCACGAATACCAACTGGCAAGCCTATAGCGGGGAAACGACGCTGAGCCACTTTACGCAGATGCTCGGCTTGACGGTTCAGAATTTTGTCTCCGCGGCAACCGGCATGGCCGTCCTCGTGGCGTTGATTCGAGGCCTCACTCGACGGAGTGCCACCACGCTTGGAAACTTTTGGACCAACCTCATCCGCACCACGTTATACATTCTCCTGCCGCTGGCCCTGCTGCTGTCCCTGCTGTTGGTATCGCAGGGAGTCGTCCAGACCATCAGCCCATCCCCTACGGCAACGCTGCAACAGCCGGTCAGTTATGACAGGCCGGTGATGGATGAAAACGGTCGGCCGGTGTTAGATGCCCAGGGAAAGCCGAAAACCGAATCTGCCACGGCAGCCGAACAGGTGCTCGCGATAGGGCCCGCAGCCTCGCAGGTCGCGATCAAACAATTGGGTACGAACGGCGGAGGGTTCTTCAACGTGAACTCGGCGCATCCCTATGAGAATCCCACCCCCTGGTCGAATCTGCTCGAACTCCTTTCCATGCTCATGATCCCGGCGGCGCTGTGTTACACGTTCGGGCTGTTGGTCGGCGATACCCGCCAAGGCTGGGCATTGCTGGCCACAATGATGATTCTGCTGCTCTGTTTCGTCCCGATCGGACTGTGGGCTGAACAGAGCGGCAATCCCCTGTTGGCCGTGGTTGGCGTGAATCAGGAGGCGCATCCCGGTCAAGCCGGTGGGAACATGGAAGGGAAGGAAACACGTTTCGGCATCGCCAACTCAGTCCTGTGGTCGGCTGCCACGACCGCTGCCTCCAACGGTTCCGTGAACTCGATGCACGATTCCTATACGCCTCTCGGCGGGCTGGTGCCGCTGTTCCTCATGCAGTTCGGCGAAGTGGTGTTCGGCGGAGTGGGTTCCGGCCTTTACGGCATGATCGTCTTTGCGATCATCGCGGTCTTCGTCGCGGGGCTGATGGTCGGACGAACACCGGAATATCTGGGAAAGAAAATAGAGCCTTACGAAATGAAAATGGCCGCCTTGCTGATCCTGATCATGCCGATGGTGGTTCTGGGAATGACGGCGCTCGCGGTCGGGCTCACGGCTGGCACCTCCTCGGTGTCGAATCCGGGCGCCCACGGCTTTAGCGAGATTTTGTATGCCTACACATCGCAGGGCAACAACAACGGCAGCGCCTTTGCCGGCCTCAATGCCAACACGCCCTTCTACAACATCACCGGCGGCATTGCGATGCTGATCAGCCGATTTTGGCTCGCGATTCCAACACTCGCATTGGCCGGTGCCTTGGCGCGAAAGAATCTCGTTCCTGCCGGTCCTGGCACACTGCCCACTCATACGCCTTTGTTCGCAGTACTCCTAATGGGCGTCGTCATCTTGGTCGGCGCCCTGACGTTCGTGCCGGCGATGGCACTCGGCCCGGTCGTCGAACACTTACTGATGATCAGATGA
- a CDS encoding sensor histidine kinase KdpD — protein sequence MDVQRPDPDALLKLVQAEQAGRVRGKLKVFFGATAGVGKTYAMLQAAHEQQTDGVDVLIGVVETHGRADTMALVNGLELLPSRSVEYHGKTLQEFDLDAALARHPSIILIDELAHTNAPGLRHAKRWQDVQELLSVGITVYTTVNVQHLESLNDVVAQITGVRVRETVPDSVLERADDVELIDLPPDDLLQRLKDGKVYVPEQVQHAIQNFFAKGNLLALRELALRRTAERVDQQMETYRRDHAVVQTWPAAETIMVCVNLKPRGPRLVRAARQMAAGLHAKWLAVYVQTPRHLTLSEAERTRVVETLRLAEKLGAETITLTGDQVPQELLTFARSRNVTKIIVGKPVRAWWKEWMFGSVVSDLVRRSGDIDIYVITGEAGEGRPLVRRTLQPTSDWSKYGFAGLGVTLSTVVAWAMFPYFGSANLIMVYLLGVVFVAVRCGRGPSVLGSVLSVATFDFFFVPPYFSFAVSDIEYLLTFAVMLVVALVISNLAVRIGRQAEMARYRERRTGVLYAMSRDLATHREAAMLANVAAKHLRDVFDSQVAMFLADAEQRLQLQRGEQLFFEFDPKEMGIVQWVFDHSERAGLGTDTLPGSSALYLPLVGSTGAIGVVAVRPAQSHLLLDPEQLHLLESLINQTALAIERTKLSEEAQRAHVQAETERMRNAILSSVSHDLRTPLAAITGAASSLLDDSGRLDVASKRELARSIYEESGRLDRLLRNLLEMMRLEAGAVQLKKEWHPLEEVVGAALGRLESRLRNHVLHTNIPPDLPLVNVDGVLLEQVVINLVENALKYAPAGTAIELSALAGDREMVVEVADRGPGLPPGEEGRVFEKFYRLQPDREGGVGLGLTICRGIIEAHGGRIWAENRAGQGALFRFTIPLIERQPTAYPESSGARSA from the coding sequence ATGGACGTGCAACGACCCGATCCCGATGCGCTGCTCAAGCTGGTGCAGGCCGAGCAAGCTGGGCGCGTGCGTGGAAAGCTGAAGGTCTTTTTCGGGGCCACGGCCGGAGTCGGTAAGACCTATGCGATGTTGCAGGCGGCCCACGAGCAGCAGACCGACGGCGTGGATGTGCTCATCGGCGTGGTCGAAACGCACGGGCGCGCCGACACTATGGCTTTGGTGAACGGACTCGAACTCTTGCCGTCTCGGTCCGTCGAGTACCATGGGAAGACTCTTCAGGAGTTCGATTTAGACGCCGCCCTTGCCCGACACCCGAGCATCATTCTCATCGATGAGCTGGCCCATACGAACGCGCCTGGCTTGCGGCATGCCAAACGTTGGCAAGACGTGCAGGAACTGCTGAGCGTCGGCATCACGGTCTACACCACGGTCAACGTGCAGCACCTAGAGAGTTTGAACGACGTGGTCGCGCAGATCACGGGTGTGCGGGTGCGCGAAACCGTCCCCGATTCGGTGCTCGAACGGGCGGATGACGTGGAATTGATCGATCTTCCTCCCGATGATCTGCTCCAGCGGTTGAAAGACGGCAAGGTCTATGTGCCGGAACAGGTGCAGCACGCCATCCAGAATTTTTTTGCGAAGGGCAATTTGCTTGCGTTGCGCGAGCTCGCCCTGCGCCGAACTGCCGAACGCGTCGACCAGCAGATGGAAACCTATCGTCGCGACCACGCGGTGGTGCAGACCTGGCCGGCTGCCGAGACGATCATGGTCTGCGTCAATTTGAAACCGCGCGGGCCGAGGCTGGTGAGGGCGGCGCGTCAAATGGCGGCCGGCCTGCATGCTAAGTGGCTTGCCGTCTACGTCCAAACGCCTCGTCATCTCACGTTGTCGGAAGCTGAACGAACGCGCGTGGTGGAAACCCTGCGTCTGGCTGAGAAGCTCGGCGCCGAGACGATCACGCTGACCGGCGATCAAGTCCCACAGGAGCTGCTGACCTTCGCGCGAAGTCGGAATGTCACGAAGATCATTGTCGGCAAACCGGTGCGTGCCTGGTGGAAGGAATGGATGTTCGGTTCCGTCGTGTCGGACCTCGTCCGGCGCAGCGGCGACATCGACATCTATGTCATCACCGGAGAGGCGGGCGAAGGTCGACCGCTGGTGAGGCGGACGCTGCAGCCCACCAGCGACTGGTCGAAATATGGATTTGCCGGCCTCGGTGTGACGCTCTCCACGGTCGTGGCGTGGGCGATGTTTCCCTATTTCGGCTCCGCGAACCTGATCATGGTGTATCTGCTTGGCGTGGTATTTGTGGCGGTTCGCTGCGGGCGTGGCCCCTCGGTGCTGGGCTCGGTGCTGAGCGTCGCGACGTTCGATTTCTTTTTCGTCCCTCCCTACTTCTCATTTGCCGTCTCGGATATCGAATACCTCCTCACCTTTGCCGTCATGTTGGTCGTGGCCTTGGTGATCAGCAATCTGGCGGTGCGGATCGGCCGCCAGGCGGAGATGGCGCGGTACCGTGAACGGCGAACCGGCGTGCTCTACGCCATGAGTCGCGATCTTGCAACCCATCGCGAAGCTGCGATGTTGGCCAACGTTGCGGCCAAGCACCTGCGCGACGTTTTCGACAGCCAGGTTGCCATGTTTCTGGCCGATGCCGAGCAGCGCTTGCAATTGCAGCGAGGTGAGCAGTTATTCTTCGAGTTCGATCCCAAGGAAATGGGAATCGTGCAGTGGGTCTTCGATCACAGCGAACGAGCCGGTCTTGGGACCGATACGCTGCCGGGATCCAGTGCGTTGTACCTGCCGCTGGTCGGCTCGACGGGTGCGATCGGAGTGGTAGCTGTACGCCCGGCCCAGTCCCATCTTCTTCTCGACCCAGAGCAACTCCACCTGCTCGAATCTCTCATCAATCAAACAGCGCTCGCGATCGAACGCACGAAGCTGTCGGAGGAGGCGCAACGCGCGCATGTACAGGCGGAAACGGAGCGTATGCGAAATGCCATACTCAGCTCTGTCTCTCACGACCTGCGGACGCCATTGGCCGCCATTACCGGCGCGGCGAGCAGCCTGTTGGACGACTCGGGCCGGCTCGATGTCGCCTCAAAGCGGGAGCTTGCGCGTTCCATTTATGAAGAATCGGGCCGACTTGATCGCCTCCTCCGGAATCTCTTGGAGATGATGCGGCTGGAAGCTGGAGCGGTACAGCTCAAGAAGGAATGGCACCCCCTTGAGGAAGTGGTCGGGGCCGCATTGGGGCGGTTGGAGAGCCGCTTGCGCAACCATGTCCTCCACACGAACATTCCGCCCGACCTTCCCCTCGTCAACGTCGACGGTGTGTTGTTGGAACAGGTGGTGATCAATCTGGTCGAAAACGCTCTCAAGTATGCGCCGGCTGGCACGGCCATCGAGCTATCGGCCTTGGCCGGGGATCGGGAAATGGTGGTGGAGGTTGCCGATCGGGGACCGGGCCTGCCGCCGGGGGAAGAGGGGCGGGTCTTCGAGAAGTTTTATCGGCTCCAGCCGGACCGGGAAGGCGGCGTGGGGCTGGGATTGACGATTTGCCGAGGCATCAT
- the kdpF gene encoding K(+)-transporting ATPase subunit F: protein MNAMDVLATVLSVGVLIYLMVALLKPEWF from the coding sequence GTGAACGCGATGGATGTGCTGGCGACGGTGCTGTCGGTGGGTGTACTGATTTATCTCATGGTCGCCTTGCTAAAACCGGAGTGGTTCTGA